The Erwinia sp. SLM-02 genome includes the window TCCGGCATATAGGTTCCGTCATCTTTCTCAAGGATCGGCACTACTTTTTTACCCACCATCCGGGTTGGCGTTTCCACATCGCCTTCCATAATCACCGACAGCTCAACGGGCTGATTTTTAAAACCAAAAATCATACGTGCGCGGTTACAGAAAGGGCAGTGCTGATAGATATGTAGCTTCATCGTATTTCCCATGGTTGATTCAGAAAAATGTCTGCGGCCTGGTAATTTAGTATCACCATCGCACTGAGCTAAGTTATACGAGGTTCTGGTGATTAATCACAACAGACTATCGCAAAAAACGCTGATTTTGAGATAGTTGAAAGATTTCAGTCTGTCTCTACTTTTTTGATTCTGTTCCTGATTGCCACAAGGCACGCACGTTCGAGTTCACGTGTATCGATAACGTTAGCAACTGAACTCTCATTAACTGCTACTGCGCGCGTCGGGTCGCCAGTGCTGCCGACCACAACGCATTTTTGCAGCGGGGGCAGGGCGGGCTTTCACCGCCGGTGATTTGCCCAGTTTGTCCACAGCGGGTACAAGCATATAACCCCGTATCGGGCACCCGGGTAAACGCGGGTCGATGCTCCGGCGGCAGCACGCTGAGGCCGGGGCGCACGTCCTGAGCATCGAAATAATACAGGCTCAGCTGCCCGTCCAGTTCAATCAGCGCCAGCCGCACCTGGCCGAGATGTTCAACGCCGCTCTGGCGCAGCTCCATAAAGAATTCATCTTCGGAGATGTTCAGCCCGTCCAGGCTTTTCAGTTCGTAGAGGCCGTTAACGATCAGCGTAATGACCTCGCCCTCGATCAGCTTCGACAGCTTTTCACTGTGGGCAATGCCCCAGGTGGTCAGGCGATAAAGCAGCAGCAGAACCAGGAAAACCACCAGCACCGGCAGCACCGGCACGTCGTCATAAAAAGTGACATCACCCGACGCCGAACCCAGGGTTAAAATCACCACCAGCTCGAACAGGGAGAGCTGCTTGATACCTCGTCGCCCGGACACCTTGAGAAAAACAAACACCACCACATAGGCAATCAGCACCCGCAGGCTGACCTCAATCAGAAAAGAAAGCGGTTTATCATCAAGAAGAAATCGATGCCA containing:
- a CDS encoding DUF421 domain-containing protein codes for the protein MDAFDWHRFLLDDKPLSFLIEVSLRVLIAYVVVFVFLKVSGRRGIKQLSLFELVVILTLGSASGDVTFYDDVPVLPVLVVFLVLLLLYRLTTWGIAHSEKLSKLIEGEVITLIVNGLYELKSLDGLNISEDEFFMELRQSGVEHLGQVRLALIELDGQLSLYYFDAQDVRPGLSVLPPEHRPAFTRVPDTGLYACTRCGQTGQITGGESPPCPRCKNALWSAALATRRAQ